The following proteins are encoded in a genomic region of Serinus canaria isolate serCan28SL12 chromosome 13, serCan2020, whole genome shotgun sequence:
- the NKX2-5 gene encoding homeobox protein Nkx-2.5: MFPSPVTTTPFSVKDILNLEQQQQQHSLGSMELASLASPSCMLATFKQEAFGTEPPALPDLRDELPEPPPGKTAAAFPGSYYGKSYAEMDSAKEAKADKKELCSLHKSLEQEKRDLEDPERPRQRKRRKPRVLFSQAQVYELERRFKQQKYLSAPERDHLANVLKLTSTQVKIWFQNRRYKCKRQRQDQTLEMVGIPPPRRIAVPVLVRDGKPCLGESSPYSSPYNVSINPYSYNAYPAYTNYNSPACNANYNCNYPSMQPMQPSAPANNFMNFSVGDLNSVQTPIPQGNAGISTLHGIRAW; encoded by the exons ATGTTTCCTAGCCCTGTGACAACCACCCCCTTCTCGGTGAAGGATATTCTgaacctggagcagcagcagcagcagcacagcctgggctccaTGGAGCTGGCCTCGCTGGCCTCCCCGTCCTGCATGCTGGCCACCTTCAAGCAGGAGGCGTTCGGCACCGagcccccggccctgcccgaCCTGCGGGACGAGCTGCCCGAGCCGCCCCCCGGCAAAACCGCGGCCGCCTTCCCCGGCTCCTACTACGGGAAAAGCTACGCGGAGATGGACTCGGCCAAGGAGGCCAAGGCAGACAAGAAAG AACTGTGTTCCTTACAcaagagcctggagcaggagaaaagagacCTGGAAGATCCCGAGCGTCCcagacagaggaaaaggaggaaaccTCGAGTCCTCTTTTCTCAAGCCCAAGTGTACGAACTGGAGAGAAGGTTCAAGCAGCAGAAATACCTCTCAGCCCCCGAGAGGGACCACCTAGCGAACGTCCTAAAGCTCACCTCCACCCAGGTGAAAATTTGGTTCCAGAACCGAAGGTACAAATGCAAAAGGCAGAGACAGGACCAGACGCTGGAAATGGTGGGGATCCCTCCCCCGCGGCGGATCGCCGTGCCGGTGCTGGTGCGCGATGGGaagccctgcctgggggaaTCTTCCCCCTACAGCTCGCCCTACAATGTCAGCATTAACCCCTACAGCTACAACGCCTACCCCGCGTACACCAACTACAACAGCCCCGCCTGCAACGCCAACTACAACTGCAACTACCCCTCCATGCAGCCCATGCAGCCCTCGGCGCCCGCCAACAACTTCATGAACTTCAGCGTGGGGGACTTGAATTCGGTGCAGACGCCCATCCCGCAGGGCAACGCGGGCATCTCCACCTTGCACGGCATCCGAGCCTGGTAG